A window of Trichoderma atroviride chromosome 3, complete sequence contains these coding sequences:
- a CDS encoding uncharacterized protein (EggNog:ENOG41), with protein MSPVGSARPYQTSPTTAVSSGATAISTTPQQTTTSLPPPILGTASHQYHPAIKAQYRNMAQQPSKPKPAPAPKSFKVGLPAAISLSLKSTKSAMQVPPKQSPVPLPAGFLAAMASSPGTPLQSSPKPSPAQPSSPKAGSPNAKSALTSSSSTSLRGSATPVGSASKAPQQPQRISVTPVPLPRFSMLPQESKAGTTLPPAKPESSNLPQAKGPNGPEVGVPGATTPKAEATTEEAAVPNEIHSEVHKRNFASDKYLRGSVLGQGGWSTVYKIQRVEDGKLLAGKASTSVSQLYKETKMLRKLSHKHILEFIELYKELDKEDATLLITELCTQGTLHMRINHAPGGMGKEEILLATSQISDALAYLHGRGYFHSDIKPRNILVRRLDPISVALADCADCKIHDSYRGRPGGTPNYWSPEMTANNRHAGKSDDVWALGISLLGMTGQWPQCEKTKAGFARYPRQCANHAQQLQKLNPRNKMVNLLVRLLAWRARERITADKCYEVTTRLLEETKGQEESVGTEGLRIKSPEQFRPISFW; from the exons ATGTCTCCAGTTGGCTCCGCGAGGCCATACCAGACTTCACCTACGACAGCCGTCTCGTCTGGGGCAACGGCAATCTCTACAACACCACAGCAGACGACCACTTCACTACCTCCGCCAATACTAGGGACCGCCAGCCATCAGTATCATCCTGCGATCAAGGCTCAGTACAGGAATATGGCCCAGCAGCCCAGCAAGCCCAAGCCAGCCCCCGCGCCCAAGTCGTTCAAGGTTGGCTTACCCGCAGCTATCAGTCTGTCCCTGAAGTCGACTAAATCCGCAATGCAGGTTCCACCTAAGCAGTCTCCAGTTCCCTTACCGGCAGGCTTCTTAGCTGCTATGGCCTCGTCGCCCGGTACCCCTTTGCAGTCCTCTCCCAAACCTTCGCCAGCTCAGCCGTCCAGTCCCAAGGCCGGGTCTCCCAATGCCAAATCGGCCTTgacatcctcgtcatcaacatCTCTCCGTGGGTCAGCAACGCCTGTGGGATCGGCATCCAAAGCGCCACAACAACCGCAAAGAATATCAGTCACCCCGGTGCCACTCCCCAGGTTTTCCATGTTGCCTCAGGAGAGTAAGGCAGGGACGACACTTCCGCCAGCGAAGCCCGAATCATCGAATTTGCCGCAGGCCAAGGGACCTAATGGCCCGGAAGTCGGCGTGCCTGGAGCTACTACGCCGAAAGCAGAGGCTACTacggaagaagcagcagtaCCGA ACGAGATACATTCGGAAGTGCATAAGCGCAACTTTGCTTCGGACAAGTACCTTCGTGGCAGTGTCTTGGGTCAGGGAGGATGGTCTACTGTGTACAAGATCCAgagagttgaagatggaaagctcCTGGCTGGCAAGGCATCCACGTCGGTTAGCCAGCTTTATAAAGAGACAAAGATGCTTCGCAAGTTATCTCAc AAACACATTTTGGAGTTTATTGAGCTTTACAAAGAGCTAGACAAAGAAGACGCTACTCTTCTAATCACCGAGCTCTGTACTCAAGGAACCCTTCATATGCGTATCAACCACGCTCCTGGCGGTatgggcaaagaagaaatcctTCTAGCCACCAGCCAGATATCAGATGCGCTCGCCTACCTCCATGGAAGAGGTTATTTTCATTCAGACATCAAGCCGAGAAACATCCTCGTCCGCCGTCTTGACCCCATCAGCGTAGCGTTGGCGGACTGCGCTGACTGCAAGATTCATGATTCGTACCGTGGCCGCCCTGGCGGCACGCCCAACTACTGGTCACCAGAGATGACGGCCAATAATCGCCATGCAGGCAAAAGTGACGACGTCTGGGCCCTGGGCATCAGCCTGCTAGGAATGACTGGCCAGTGGCCGCAATGCGAGAAGACCAAGGCCGGGTTTGCGAGATACCCGCGACAATGCGCAAACCAcgcgcagcagcttcagaagcTGAATCCCAGAAACAAAATGGTCAATTTGTTGGTGAGACTGCTCGCTTGGAGAGCTAGAGAGCGTATCACGGCGGACAAGTGCTATGAGGTGACGACTCGCCTTCTTGAAGAGACAAAGGGACAAGAGGAGAGCGTTGGCACGGAGGGACTGCGAATCAAGTCGCCTGAGCAATTTCGGCCGATTTCGTTTTGGTAA
- a CDS encoding uncharacterized protein (EggNog:ENOG41), with protein MSTDDIDAAVSASEPLPVDTRDGIDDQIECAKVPLQPAFLHSPPDSNDAGKSEASDSELSDLEDEPPLEDAPMLPPDLAAQEDDIGDIEPDHWSSGNVPIFKPTMEQFKDFKRFMTKVDKYGMKSGIIKVIPPKEWKDAQPQLDDLVKQVRVREPIKQDIMGSNGTYRQVNILHGRSYNIPQWRQLCEQSEHQPPARRGERRANADKPKPVRSRPAAPKAANANPTPRTRGRGRPPKNKGKAKRDEESRPMTPVSPRVEADGAADEVMESIEPIKELGTEMDYDDDEQPTVRRMGGIKPSKPKIQSTSARRKYSRREGSAVIDEAAFKDFDYRMDISDYTPERCEELERVYWKTLTYAQPLYGADLMGTLFDDRTENWNLNKLPNLLDVLGTKVPGVNTAYLYLGMWKATFAWHLEDVDLYSINFLHFGAPKQWYSISQADARKFEAAMKSIWPADAKACDQFLRHKAFLISPQHLQQHYGIKVNRVVSYPGEFVVTYPYGYHSGYNLGYNCAEAVNFALDSWLEMGKIAKKCECAQAQDSVWVNVYEIERKLRGEETEYEETEDDDDEDDDDDDELSGLPTPPGHAVKFRDANRKRKRGKVDKGAKTKVKKIRLRLKVKAEPPCCLCPNDIPSLEFLPTDDGRKAHRLCALYIPETYIDTVDGKETVFNVSSIHKDRLDLKCLFCRSKRGACFQCSQKKCTRAYHATCAAAAGAFTEEQEVPVFGEDGTEYKEQAFEFSCRFHRAKRDKKLDGDALEEDSRILKAAEALEKGEICQLQYHKGEIFAGVVVDNRPDERMLLVDVLPNGDRMEVEWKWLLLPDPSDYHLPKASANAIPLPSSQKAKDKLNAKRQQGDDKPRKDDTFVEGGFTWAEFHTGEIANKEQAKTDFTKQDQIWYYLGKTSTEARAQYTEDPAIPRYNTKSNYLDTLPKPPQTCACATGISTESLRAIWPYCYELFGLGKALCLPAENFYRVDVLPPRHILIPSSQCCCSHYSRVSAVYGTAI; from the exons ATGTCCACCGACGACATCGACGCAGCCGTCTCGGCGTCTGAGCCTCTCCCTGTCGACACGCGGGATGGCATCGACGACCAGATCGAATGTGCCAAGGTGCCCTTGCAGCCCGCCTTCTTGCACTCGCCGCCGGATAGCAACGATGCCGGCAAGTCAGAGGCCAGCGACTCGGAGCTGAGCGACCTTGAGGACGAGCCGCCGCTGGAGGATGCGCCGATGCTGCCCCCGGATCTCGCTGCTCAAGAGGACGATATTGGTGACATCGAGCCGGACCACTGGTCGTCCGGCAACGTGCCCATTTTCAAACCGACCATGGAGCAGTTCAAGGATTTCAAGCGATTC ATGACAAAAGTCGACAAGTATGGAATGAAGTCTGGAATCATCAAAGTCATTCCGCCAAAGGAGTGGAAAGATGCACAGCCACAACTCGACGATCTCGTAAAGCAGGTCCGAGTCCGCGAGCCAATCAAACAGGACATCATGGGTTCGAACGGCACTTACCGCCAAGTTAATATACTCCATGGACGCTCTTACAACATACCGCAGTGGAGACAACTTTGCGAACAGAGCGAGCACCAGCCTCCTGCACGGCGCGGCGAGAGACGCGCGAATGCGGATAAGCCCAAGCCCGTGCGATCTCGCCCTGCTGCCCCCAAGGCTGCGAATGCTAATCCCACGCCAAGGACTcgtggacgaggacggcCGCCCAAGAATAAGGGCAAGGCCAAACGGGATGAAGAGAGCCGGCCTATGACTCCGGTGTCCCCAAGGGTCGAAGCTGACGGTGCAGCAGACGAGGTGATGGAGTCTATCGAACCGATAAAGGAACTGGGCACCGAGATGGACtacgatgacgatgagcagCCTACAGTCCGCAGAATGGGCGGAATCAAACCAAGCAAGCCAAAGATCCAATCCACTTCAGCACGCCGAAAATACAGCCGCCGCGAAGGATCTGCAGTCATTGATGAGGCTGCGTTCAAAGATTTCGACTACCGGATGGATATTTCCGATTATACGCCTGAGCGCTGCGAAGAACTGGAGCGAGTCTATTGGAAAACGTTGACTTATGCCCAACCGCTATATGGTGCTGACTTGATGGGCACGTTGTTCGACGATAGGACCGAGAATTGGAATCTCAACAAACTGCCAAATCTCTTGGATGTTCTTGGCACCAAGGTCCCCGGTGTCAATACTGCATATCTCTACCTTGGAATGTGGAAGGCGACTTTTGCCTGGCatcttgaagatgtcgacTTGTACAGCATCAATTTTCTTCACTTTGGCGCTCCAAAACAATGGTACAGCATTTCTCAGGCTGACGCCCGAAAATTTGAGGCTGCTATGAAGAGCATCTGGCCCGCCGATGCCAAAGCTTGTGATCAATTCCTCAGACACAAGGCTTTCCTCATCTCGCCGCAACACCTTCAGCAACACTATGGCATCAAGGTCAACCGAGTTGTCTCTTACCCCGGCGAGTTTGTTGTCACGTATCCCTATGGATATCATTCCGGCTACAATCTGGGATACAACTGCGCCGAAGCAGTAAATTTTGCCCTCGACTCCTGGCTTGAGATGGGCAAAATTGCCAAGAAGTGTGAATGCGCCCAAGCTCAAGACAGCGTGTGGGTAAATGTATACGAGATTGAGCGGAAGCTACGCGGAGAAGAAACTGAATACGAAGAGAcagaggacgacgacgatgaagacgacgacgatgatgatgagctttCTGGGCTTCCCACTCCTCCTGGTCACGCTGTGAAATTTAGGGATGCCAATCGAAAGAGGAAGCGCGGCAAAGTAGACAAGGGGGCCAAGACCAAGGTTAAGAAGATCAGATTACGACTCAAAGTCAAGGCTGAGCCGCCTTGCTGTCTGTGCCCCAACGACATCCCTAGTCTAGAGTTTCTTCCTACAGACGACGGCAGGAAAGCTCATCGCCTCTGCGCCCTCTACATTCCTGAGACATACATTGACACAGTTGACGGCAAAGAAACTGTATTCAATGTTTCTTCTATACACAAAGACCGGCTGGATCTTAAATGCTTATTTTGTCGATCAAAACGTGGGGCTTGCTTCCAATGCTCCCAGAAGAAATGCACGAGGGCGTACCACGCTACGTgcgcagcagcggctggaGCATTTactgaagagcaagaagtcCCGGTCTTTGGTGAAGACGGGACGGAATACAAAGAACAGGCCTTTGAATTCAGCTGTCGCTTCCACCGTGCCAAGCGCGATAAGAAGCTGGATGGTGAtgccttggaagaagactcTCGTATCTTGAAGGCCGCTGAGGCCcttgagaaaggagagatTTGTCAGCTGCAATATCACAAGGGCGAAATCTTTGCTGGAGTCGTGGTGGACAATCGACCAGATGAGCGAATGCTGCTGGTTGATGTACTTCCAAACGGTGATCGGATGGAAGTCGAGTGGAAATGGCTCCTGCTTCCAGACCCGTCTGATTATCACTTGCCCAAGGCGTCAGCAAATGCCATCCCGCTGCCATCCTctcaaaaggcaaaagatAAGCTCAATGCCAAGCGCCAGCAAGGCGATGACAAGCCTCGGAAAGATGATACCTTTGTCGAAGGCGGCTTTACCTGGGCAGAATTTCACACTGGCGAGATTGCGAACAAGGAGCAGGCAAAGACCGATTTTACCAAGCAAGATCAGATCTGGTATTATCTCGGCAAGACATCGACCGAAGCCAGAGCGCAGTATACCGAGGATCCAGCAATCCCACGATACAACACCAAGAGCAACTACTTGGATACGCTCCCAAAGCCCCCCCAAACTTGCGCCTGTGCGACAGGTATATCAACAGAGAGCCTACGGGCTATATGGCCCTACTGCTACGAGTTATTCGGGCTTGGAAAAGCCTTATGTCTACCAGCCGAGAACTTCTACAGGGTCGACGTACTACCACCCCGGCACATACTCATTCCAAGCAGCCAATGCTGTTGCTCCCACTATTCAAGGGTATCAGCCGTATACGGTACAGCGATTTGA
- a CDS encoding uncharacterized protein (EggNog:ENOG41~TransMembrane:1 (o368-392i)) produces the protein MPSTMISSPSCRRQMNGFLGVPWLSYRACIPPSPNTFNNLAGGRQVAQDLFVSPDLIDYPLGGYQYPNIETLSLTDPSSVFIQGTAQCWAWDSNVHAIKMDDPMGRFRSTQSFYKSLFATPPLKGTVPNASVSYWNAYDIYEYVNYMNTHNATVTAGLGFANETIDILRANAFELERTKNGDVLKDAPTFNYNNVSTIAGQTLAMLIASSLSATSIGVGTPLTLMFGSHEPMLAFFSLIGLYSEDNLLSGPFSTLPNPGSAMIFELVGSNPGDVDAMPSPQDFMLRFSYRANADLGEPFSAYPLTSMGFESQMIPYTSFLGQLQNFTQDSMQWCTTCRAVFAPWCNTGANESPSDPPSTSKSCSLSPALGGLIGAMVTLAVALLAIGVLNWFGFVSFSRRSKPGVRSSSPGGFRGSDKRAGDADVTVTDRGVQHERVGSWELRDGSGESPIESADIGTTNLSRNLDDDEISLTGVQPVKIHETV, from the exons ATGCCATCAACAATGATCAGCTCACCGTCTTGTCGACGACAGATGAATGGGTTTCTGGGGGTGCCATGGCTTTCCTACAGGGCTTGTATCCCCCCCAGTCCCAACACTTTCAACAACCTTGCTGGAGGTCGACAGGTGGCCCAAGATCTCTTTGTTAGCCCAGATCTGATTGACTATCCTTTGGGAGGTTATCAGTATCCCAATATTGAGACTCTGTCATTGACAGACCCTTCTTCAGTTTT CATCCAAGGTACTGCCCAATGCTGGGCTTGGGATAGCAACGTACACGCGATAAAGATGGACGATCCTATGGGACGGTTTAGGTCAACTCAAAGCTTCTACAAGTCCCTCTTTGCCACGCCTCCTCTCAAGGGCACCGTACCCAACGCCTCAGTGAGTTACTGGAACGCCTATGACATATACGAGTATGTAAATTACATGAATACTCACAACGCCACTGTCACTGCTGGGTTGGGATTTGCCAACGAAACCATCGATATACTCAGAGCCAATGCCTTTGAATTGGAGCGTACGAAGAATGGAGACGTTTTAAAAGATGCTCCAACATTCAACTACAACAACGTCTCTACCATTGCTGGACAGACCCTTGCCATGCTGATTGCAAGCTCGCTCAGTGCTACCAGCATAGGAGTTGGCACACCACTGACACTCATGTTTGGTTCTCACGAGCCCATGctggccttcttctccctcataGGCCTCTATTCTGAGGACAACCTACTCTCTGGCCCATTCTCCACGCTTCCAAATCCTGGCTCGGCCATGATTTTTGAATTGGTCGGCTCAAATCCAGGCGACGTCGACGCAATGCCTTCGCCTCAGGATTTCATGCTTCGGTTCTCATACCGAGCTAATGCGGATCTTGGCGAGCCATTTTCGGCCTATCCGCTCACTTCAATGGGTTTTGAAAGCCAGATGATTCCTTATACCTCCTTTTTGGGTCAGCTCCAAAATTTCACTCAGGACTCTATGCAATGGTGCACCACATGTCGAGCAGTCTTTGCTCCTTGGTGCAACACAGGCGCCAACGAGTCTCCCTCGGATCCTCCATCTACCAGCAAAAGCTGCTCATTGAGTCCAGCTTTAGGCGGTCTCATCGGTGCCATGGTGACGCTGGCCGTGGCTCTCCTTGCTATAGGTGTTCTCAACTGGTTTGGATTCGTCTCTTTTTCACGTCGATCCAAGCCCGGTGTACGTAGCAGCTCTCCAGGCGGCTTCAGAGGATCAGATAAGAgagctggtgatgctgatgtCACCGTTACCGACCGCGGTGTGCAGCATGAACGGGTCGGCAGCTGGGAGTTGAGAGATGGATCGGGCGAGTCTCCAATAGAATCTGCTGATATCGGGACAACGAATCTGAGCCGGAAtttggacgacgacgaaatTAGTCTAACAGGCGTGCAGCCGGTGAAAATTCACGAAACTGTTTAG